In a single window of the Chitinophagales bacterium genome:
- a CDS encoding DUF1800 family protein, whose product MASIAEKTTPLGFEAAMHLLRRATYRPTKARAFALASMTPAQALDQLFTFTAPALPKPIKNTDGSQYFPDFDNPGVTFDTTYNNDFSYEFMNYWLYNAHKSDTIQWKLSMFLHSIYITNYTSVYMQWDNMALILQYTNKSLKELAYKMTLNQRMIYYLSNYLNIKTNPNQNYSREFLELFTILKGEQIDEGNYTNYTELDVQQAARVLTGFTGTYGGNVRMNYLDKGLTANLAGHAPNPTNAGWTYATTNLPTGLCNLAQHDTGNKTFSAAFGGQTITGSNTLTGAYTVYDELQAFINMVFNQEATAKNYARRLYRFFVNSQISQEIETDIITPLANHLLSTQNGITYNLESAVKMLLKCWHFYDQDDSIIGDDHIGSKIKSPVDLMLNFMAETNMTMVNPTANPLHFHNYFNTLRSRIWISGMQVFNSVDVNGYPGYSAKPDYDKNWVTIATLNQRYKCGWIETCLNGYTNNGFTTRLDSPDYLRLSGWFTDPGNADTLIDELMDLLFPSKPKGLRYGYFENALLNGLSKANWQTTWNTWIADVNNATKKNAVRTAVNRLLLAMARSTEYQVM is encoded by the coding sequence ATGGCGTCAATAGCCGAAAAGACTACCCCGCTTGGATTTGAAGCAGCTATGCATCTTCTAAGAAGGGCTACATACAGGCCTACGAAGGCTCGTGCTTTTGCACTGGCTAGTATGACCCCAGCACAGGCTCTTGATCAGCTCTTTACATTTACTGCCCCAGCCTTACCCAAGCCAATAAAAAATACAGACGGCTCTCAATATTTCCCTGATTTCGATAATCCTGGGGTTACTTTTGACACGACTTACAATAATGATTTTTCGTATGAATTTATGAATTATTGGCTGTATAATGCTCATAAGTCTGATACGATTCAATGGAAGCTCTCTATGTTCCTTCATAGCATATATATAACCAATTATACTTCGGTCTATATGCAATGGGACAATATGGCGCTCATTCTGCAATATACCAATAAGAGTCTAAAGGAATTGGCATATAAAATGACGCTAAATCAGCGTATGATATACTATTTAAGTAATTATCTCAACATTAAAACCAATCCGAATCAAAATTATTCACGAGAGTTTTTGGAGCTTTTCACTATTCTCAAAGGAGAGCAGATAGACGAAGGAAATTATACCAACTACACCGAGTTGGATGTGCAGCAAGCAGCTCGTGTGTTAACTGGATTTACTGGGACTTATGGTGGTAATGTGCGAATGAATTATCTGGATAAGGGATTGACTGCCAATCTAGCTGGTCATGCTCCCAATCCTACCAATGCAGGATGGACCTATGCCACTACCAATCTACCAACAGGGCTATGTAATCTAGCACAGCATGATACAGGAAATAAGACATTTAGCGCTGCCTTTGGCGGACAAACGATAACGGGTTCTAATACCCTGACAGGTGCTTATACCGTCTATGACGAATTGCAGGCATTTATCAATATGGTGTTTAATCAGGAGGCGACCGCAAAGAATTATGCGCGGAGATTGTATCGCTTTTTTGTTAATTCTCAGATTTCACAAGAAATAGAAACAGATATTATCACTCCACTGGCAAATCACCTTTTGAGTACTCAAAATGGTATAACTTATAATTTAGAATCAGCTGTAAAAATGCTCCTCAAGTGCTGGCATTTCTATGACCAAGATGATAGTATAATAGGAGATGACCATATCGGTAGCAAAATAAAATCACCAGTTGATTTGATGCTAAATTTTATGGCCGAAACGAATATGACCATGGTCAATCCGACTGCGAATCCCTTACATTTCCATAACTATTTCAATACGCTACGCTCACGCATTTGGATTTCTGGTATGCAAGTATTTAATTCAGTGGATGTCAATGGCTACCCTGGCTACAGTGCCAAACCAGATTATGATAAGAATTGGGTTACTATTGCCACTTTGAATCAACGCTATAAATGTGGCTGGATAGAAACATGTCTCAATGGGTATACTAACAATGGATTCACTACCAGACTGGATTCGCCAGATTATTTAAGATTATCTGGGTGGTTTACAGATCCTGGTAATGCAGATACATTGATTGACGAATTGATGGATTTATTGTTTCCAAGCAAACCGAAGGGATTGCGCTATGGGTATTTTGAGAATGCTTTGCTCAACGGCTTATCCAAGGCAAACTGGCAAACGACATGGAATACATGGATAGCAGACGTGAATAATGCTACTAAAAAGAATGCTGTGCGTACGGCAGTAAATAGATTACTTCTAGCTATGGCTAGGTCTACGGAATATCAAGTGATGTAA
- a CDS encoding DUF1501 domain-containing protein — protein MGLGRRGFLKVSGTLGLSSPLILNNSYAWASAAPFADCDPVSDRVIVMVRMAGANDGLNTVIPLNEYAQYSFLRPDIKLNNTGANSIISLNSDIGLHPNMYAFSDLMNAGKLAIINGVGYPKPNYSHFDSENMMFAGRDGNNATNLVDGMMGRYLESVLPGMAGSPNRLMEDPVALHFGNSNPCLIFNHTHNKNIEYNATSMQGTLFGMLAPEIYLPDESDYGKIQQFLRGVEKSMDAYYNRIMSVFTAGSNSSVSYPATNLGRQLKTVSRLIRGGSKTKIYMVTIGGFDTHDTQSVIGSSHTGAHANLLLDVSNSIAAFQADLEALGTADKVITVTFSEFGRQVKQNGSTGTDHGNIAPFFVIGKGVQGGVLGAHPSLNVPANANQNSSTAFYYPASERKYDYRQIYGTLLQDWLGASNAVITETQLDSASIGTEGATKLNLVKTADNASPDCLSSKLIDCHKFPYDDIACVKIFETGGWSYYGLPGTVDNSYYFGIEHNPTGAGANTQAFTAQVKIRKCLCSPNGPKIFSRKDGQDASFVMGIVWTIELTSGTQDGFVNIRFFHNYDLLADTLSEATKFKNAVSANYISPELWFKTLSPVSIPNDLRAQGLFVPIYPLGPIVTGAINGVLYKEWGNQQNIDRNSGGCMIRVTNQNEGNFVKKPATPPFLEGTMRFNQVNQHFEGFDGFEWIILDN, from the coding sequence ATGGGATTAGGAAGAAGAGGTTTTTTAAAAGTTTCAGGCACATTAGGATTATCGAGTCCATTGATTTTAAATAATTCTTATGCTTGGGCATCTGCTGCTCCATTTGCCGATTGTGACCCAGTCTCTGATAGAGTTATCGTCATGGTCAGAATGGCAGGAGCGAACGATGGTCTCAACACCGTGATTCCGCTCAATGAATATGCACAATATAGTTTCTTGAGACCCGATATTAAGTTAAATAATACAGGAGCAAATTCAATTATATCCCTGAATTCTGATATTGGATTGCATCCGAATATGTATGCTTTTTCTGATTTAATGAATGCAGGCAAATTAGCCATCATTAACGGTGTAGGGTATCCAAAACCAAACTATTCGCATTTCGATTCTGAGAATATGATGTTTGCTGGTAGAGACGGGAATAACGCTACCAATCTGGTAGACGGAATGATGGGAAGATACTTAGAATCTGTTTTACCCGGTATGGCTGGTTCTCCGAATAGACTTATGGAAGACCCCGTGGCATTGCATTTTGGCAATTCCAATCCATGTCTCATTTTTAATCATACGCATAATAAAAACATTGAATACAATGCTACATCGATGCAAGGCACTTTGTTTGGTATGTTAGCACCTGAGATATATCTCCCAGACGAAAGCGATTATGGCAAGATACAGCAATTCCTAAGAGGAGTTGAAAAGAGTATGGACGCCTACTATAATAGAATTATGTCTGTATTTACTGCTGGCAGCAATAGTTCTGTATCCTATCCAGCCACCAATCTGGGCAGACAACTAAAAACGGTATCACGATTGATTCGTGGAGGATCTAAAACTAAAATTTATATGGTTACGATTGGCGGGTTTGATACACATGATACTCAATCCGTGATAGGTAGTTCACATACTGGTGCTCATGCCAATTTACTTCTCGATGTTTCTAATTCAATCGCTGCTTTTCAAGCTGATTTAGAAGCATTGGGTACAGCTGATAAGGTAATAACTGTGACGTTCAGCGAATTTGGTAGGCAAGTAAAACAAAATGGTAGTACCGGTACTGATCATGGTAATATAGCACCTTTCTTTGTCATAGGAAAGGGCGTACAAGGAGGCGTACTCGGAGCTCACCCAAGCCTCAATGTACCAGCAAATGCTAATCAAAATAGCTCTACTGCATTTTATTATCCAGCTTCTGAGCGAAAGTATGATTATAGGCAAATTTACGGTACATTATTGCAGGATTGGTTAGGAGCTAGTAATGCAGTGATTACAGAAACTCAGCTAGATAGTGCTAGTATAGGCACAGAGGGTGCTACGAAATTAAATCTTGTGAAAACTGCTGACAACGCAAGTCCAGATTGTCTATCCAGTAAACTGATTGATTGTCATAAGTTCCCATACGATGATATTGCCTGTGTGAAGATTTTCGAAACAGGCGGATGGTCCTATTATGGTTTACCGGGAACAGTAGATAATAGTTATTACTTCGGGATAGAGCATAATCCAACAGGAGCAGGTGCAAACACACAAGCGTTTACAGCTCAAGTGAAAATTAGAAAATGTCTTTGTTCTCCGAACGGTCCGAAAATATTTAGTCGCAAAGATGGACAAGATGCAAGTTTTGTCATGGGTATCGTCTGGACTATCGAACTGACTTCTGGAACTCAAGATGGTTTTGTCAATATTAGATTCTTTCATAATTATGATCTTTTAGCTGATACTTTGTCAGAAGCTACTAAATTTAAGAATGCAGTCTCGGCTAATTATATCAGTCCTGAGTTATGGTTTAAAACCCTCTCTCCAGTCAGTATTCCAAATGATTTAAGGGCTCAGGGATTATTTGTTCCTATCTATCCCTTAGGTCCAATAGTAACAGGAGCTATCAACGGCGTCTTATATAAAGAGTGGGGAAATCAACAGAATATAGATAGAAATAGTGGTGGTTGTATGATAAGAGTCACAAATCAAAATGAAGGAAATTTCGTAAAGAAGCCAGCAACACCGCCTTTCCTAGAAGGAACTATGCGATTCAATCAAGTGAATCAGCATTTTGAGGGATTTGATGGATTTGAGTGGATTATATTAGATAATTAG
- a CDS encoding gliding motility-associated C-terminal domain-containing protein, translating into MKNIILLFLSCQLLILGFGAQAQIKSYGSTVIENNGDMRVYKDWDFRTILNNNPNSGILGTERRLNKSYVSFMSGSSWSGVTDEAYVDGYVRTFMSNKFIFPIGDNNQFKPAAVDKASELAPTEAAYFAVSPNIAITSPFFGSVSQVLPPDGPFPTTKKQAPIYQVSSKEYWDVNGSTLTRLTLSWNDRSDIKKLTNGGLKNLTIVGWNGNEWEILPSAVDVYSIFGSSSNLIQGSITTLSEIDLNAYSVFTLAGLTPSKFQYFYTKSGKNKVKQSQSTIVQFDADIDMSKNSDFDISLHHSEPKYGTLINVTNEGYAYKASNFHIGIDTIRTIAVIFSKPTFVLSYDTFYNEVMVQYHGKDSQLSMNNMPSIKLGKPLEIGNEVKVVYSITSQKGSQLDLGKGVYEYTSKLKNETDNVVFIIKADYNSLGIQTIDTSRYEIKLNEKFKGDNIQSLITPNGDGQNDFWVLPISMLEDYPQLQLQVMNLEGKIVYRSSGSYQNDFSGIGLGTGIYLYEIVLEKGNILKGMLKIEQQ; encoded by the coding sequence ATGAAGAATATTATACTATTATTTCTTAGTTGTCAGTTACTGATTTTAGGGTTTGGAGCACAGGCTCAGATAAAATCTTATGGCAGTACCGTCATAGAGAATAATGGTGATATGAGAGTTTATAAGGATTGGGATTTCAGGACTATTCTAAATAATAATCCTAACTCTGGCATTTTGGGTACTGAACGGAGACTGAATAAAAGCTATGTCAGTTTCATGTCAGGTTCTTCATGGTCAGGAGTTACGGACGAAGCATACGTAGATGGCTATGTTCGTACCTTTATGTCTAATAAATTTATTTTCCCTATTGGTGATAATAATCAGTTTAAACCAGCAGCAGTAGACAAGGCATCTGAGCTAGCACCTACAGAGGCAGCTTATTTTGCAGTTAGCCCAAATATAGCTATTACTAGTCCATTTTTTGGAAGTGTTAGTCAAGTCTTGCCTCCAGATGGACCATTTCCTACCACTAAAAAACAAGCCCCTATTTATCAGGTAAGCTCGAAAGAATATTGGGATGTCAATGGAAGTACCTTAACCAGATTGACCTTAAGCTGGAATGATCGAAGCGATATTAAAAAATTGACAAATGGTGGTCTGAAAAATCTGACAATTGTAGGCTGGAACGGAAACGAATGGGAAATTTTACCATCAGCGGTTGATGTATATTCCATTTTTGGTTCATCATCAAATTTGATTCAAGGATCTATCACAACATTATCTGAAATAGACCTTAATGCCTATTCAGTATTTACTTTGGCTGGCTTGACTCCAAGTAAGTTTCAATACTTCTATACAAAATCAGGCAAGAATAAAGTCAAACAATCACAGTCAACTATCGTGCAATTTGACGCAGATATAGACATGTCAAAAAATTCTGATTTTGACATATCCCTACACCACTCCGAACCGAAATATGGCACTTTGATTAATGTAACGAACGAAGGTTATGCATATAAAGCTAGTAACTTCCATATAGGCATTGATACCATAAGGACGATTGCTGTCATTTTTAGCAAACCTACATTTGTGCTTTCCTATGACACATTTTATAATGAAGTTATGGTTCAATATCATGGGAAAGATAGTCAATTATCAATGAATAATATGCCGAGTATTAAACTCGGTAAACCTTTAGAGATAGGAAATGAAGTAAAAGTAGTTTATTCTATAACCTCACAAAAAGGAAGCCAGCTAGACCTAGGAAAAGGCGTTTACGAATATACCTCAAAATTAAAAAATGAAACGGACAATGTCGTCTTTATCATTAAGGCTGATTACAATTCACTAGGAATACAAACCATTGACACTTCTCGATATGAGATAAAACTCAATGAGAAGTTTAAAGGCGATAACATTCAATCTTTGATAACACCGAATGGTGACGGTCAGAATGATTTCTGGGTATTGCCCATTTCCATGTTAGAGGATTATCCTCAACTACAGCTCCAAGTCATGAACCTAGAAGGTAAAATCGTATATCGTAGTTCTGGAAGCTATCAAAATGATTTCAGTGGTATTGGTCTCGGCACAGGAATCTATCTCTACGAAATTGTTCTGGAAAAAGGAAATATTCTGAAAGGAATGTTGAAGATAGAACAACAATAG
- a CDS encoding nucleoside-diphosphate kinase, translating to MAGNRTYTMIKPDAVAKGHIGGILDMIIKDGFKIKAMKYTHMSESLAKEFYAVHKERPFYMELVNFMTSGPIVAAILEKDNAVESFRKLIGATNPANAEEGTVRKKYAESIERNAIHGSDSDENAKIEGDLLFSASEIF from the coding sequence ATGGCAGGTAATCGAACGTATACGATGATTAAACCCGATGCAGTAGCGAAAGGTCACATCGGTGGAATTTTAGACATGATAATTAAAGATGGTTTCAAGATCAAGGCAATGAAATATACTCATATGAGTGAATCATTGGCTAAAGAGTTTTATGCAGTGCATAAGGAAAGACCTTTTTATATGGAGTTAGTCAATTTTATGACTTCTGGTCCTATAGTAGCGGCTATTTTAGAAAAAGATAATGCTGTGGAGTCTTTTAGAAAATTAATAGGTGCTACGAATCCTGCTAATGCAGAAGAAGGAACTGTGAGAAAAAAATATGCTGAGAGTATCGAGAGAAACGCAATTCATGGCAGTGATAGTGATGAGAATGCGAAAATCGAGGGAGATTTATTATTCTCTGCTAGCGAGATTTTCTAA
- a CDS encoding bifunctional oligoribonuclease/PAP phosphatase NrnA, with protein sequence MERFPQNEIDIIRKWLDSKPPITIITHFNPDGDAIGSSIALKLYLEKQGLKVDCIFPSAFPSYYNWIPQVSEALIFNEKEKPSFESYFTEDRIIFCLDFNSPSRVNQLTDFLGNSKAKRILIDHHEEPSSDFQLSFSYPGTSSTCELVYDFMMKWNQSLIDIDIATCLYTGLLTDTGGFQFSSTQSSTLVMAARLMGIGINATEIYNLAFNNFSINRLKLFGYCISNNMTIVEDKKLAYMWIDRRTKDKFDIQDGDTEGLVNYPMKVLNIEVSVLFKQDYDKIRISFRSKNDTDVNKIARQYFNGGGHINAAGGMSKKSLKETLAYFEELIPRIF encoded by the coding sequence ATGGAGCGCTTCCCCCAGAATGAGATAGATATAATTAGGAAATGGTTAGATTCAAAACCTCCAATAACCATAATTACCCATTTCAATCCCGATGGAGATGCTATAGGTTCATCGATAGCTCTAAAGTTATACCTTGAAAAACAAGGACTTAAAGTTGATTGCATCTTCCCTTCTGCTTTTCCTTCATATTACAATTGGATTCCTCAAGTATCTGAAGCCTTGATTTTCAATGAGAAGGAAAAACCTAGCTTCGAAAGCTACTTTACCGAGGATAGAATCATATTCTGTTTGGACTTTAATAGCCCATCAAGGGTCAATCAACTCACTGATTTTTTGGGAAATTCGAAAGCCAAAAGAATCCTAATTGATCATCACGAAGAGCCTAGTTCAGATTTTCAACTGAGTTTTAGCTATCCTGGAACGAGTAGTACTTGTGAGTTGGTCTATGATTTTATGATGAAATGGAATCAGAGTCTTATCGACATAGATATCGCTACTTGCCTTTATACAGGTTTACTTACGGATACGGGGGGATTTCAATTTTCATCCACTCAGTCTAGCACCTTAGTTATGGCTGCACGATTGATGGGTATAGGTATCAATGCAACAGAAATTTACAATCTCGCATTTAATAATTTCAGTATCAATAGGTTAAAACTATTTGGATACTGTATTTCGAATAATATGACCATAGTAGAGGATAAAAAGCTAGCCTATATGTGGATTGATCGACGTACGAAAGACAAGTTTGACATCCAGGATGGCGATACAGAAGGGCTTGTTAACTATCCTATGAAAGTTTTAAACATCGAAGTTTCTGTCCTTTTCAAACAGGATTATGATAAAATTAGAATTTCTTTTCGTAGTAAAAACGATACCGATGTCAATAAGATAGCCCGTCAATATTTCAACGGAGGTGGACATATCAATGCTGCTGGCGGTATGAGTAAAAAGAGCTTAAAAGAAACCTTAGCCTATTTTGAAGAACTTATTCCTCGTATTTTTTGA
- a CDS encoding DMT family transporter — protein MTKKGSTKFAYLLLILVNLIYGANYSIAKSIMPTYIGPFGFIFYRVFVSLILFACIYFLFLRERILHSDWLRLIGCGFFGIALNQLFFFKGISLTSSIHAALLMITSPIITYLISQITQDKKIKLQKIMGISLGMAGASILIISSAKESQSSSALGDFFIVINAISFSIYLILVKPMMSRYHPLTITFLMFLTGSVWVGIFGFKQAVEVNFSELPTSFYWSFGFVILCATFLVYLFNNMAMRAVSPTTVSSFIYLQPLFAIIIATVFAGEVMTIYSAIGGILIIFGLWLINRKKQ, from the coding sequence ATGACAAAGAAGGGTTCCACGAAGTTCGCTTATCTTCTTCTGATATTAGTAAACCTTATTTATGGCGCTAATTATTCTATAGCTAAATCTATAATGCCGACCTATATCGGCCCATTTGGATTCATATTTTATCGTGTTTTTGTATCACTCATATTATTTGCGTGTATCTATTTTCTGTTTCTAAGGGAGCGGATACTTCATTCAGACTGGTTGCGTTTAATAGGCTGTGGGTTCTTCGGTATTGCGCTCAATCAACTCTTTTTCTTCAAGGGCATTAGTTTGACGAGTTCTATTCACGCAGCACTTCTTATGATTACCTCCCCCATTATTACTTATTTAATCTCTCAAATTACCCAAGATAAAAAGATAAAACTTCAGAAAATAATGGGAATAAGTCTAGGCATGGCAGGAGCATCTATTTTGATTATAAGTTCTGCTAAAGAAAGTCAATCATCATCTGCCTTAGGTGATTTTTTTATTGTCATCAACGCCATATCCTTTTCCATTTATCTAATACTCGTCAAGCCCATGATGAGTCGATATCATCCTCTTACGATTACCTTTCTTATGTTTCTCACAGGTAGTGTTTGGGTAGGAATTTTTGGTTTCAAACAAGCTGTTGAAGTCAATTTTTCGGAATTGCCGACTAGCTTTTATTGGAGCTTTGGTTTCGTGATTCTCTGCGCTACATTTCTTGTCTATTTGTTTAATAACATGGCTATGCGTGCGGTATCACCGACCACGGTAAGTAGTTTCATTTATCTTCAACCACTATTTGCCATAATCATAGCTACTGTATTTGCAGGTGAAGTCATGACAATATATTCGGCAATTGGTGGTATTTTGATTATATTTGGACTTTGGCTCATAAATAGAAAAAAACAATAG
- a CDS encoding YicC family protein yields MVCSMTGFASENLLLRDINYSLELKTLNSKGLDFIYKSPSLFRNLEIQVKNIIQKNLERGKVELSIQSKDGKKGFNAINEDVFTQQYDFLKNLSTKLGSSTEVFSLVVQNYNSLIEIEDLTEEEVNSLFSVIENLCTKVNHFRIEEGNVIKKDLTDWVNKIEATKNQVANLGDKRIESRREKLLQGIQEITTTNEIDYNRLGQEVIYYIEKLDISEELSRLQQHIQLFIQTVNSKEHAGKKLGFVAQEMGREINTIGSKANDSEIQHLVVDMKDLLERIKEQLNNVV; encoded by the coding sequence ATGGTCTGTTCGATGACAGGTTTCGCATCCGAAAATCTCCTCTTGAGAGACATAAACTACAGCCTAGAGTTAAAGACACTCAATAGTAAAGGTTTAGATTTTATTTATAAATCCCCTTCCCTATTCCGCAACCTCGAGATTCAGGTTAAAAATATTATTCAGAAAAATTTAGAACGTGGCAAAGTGGAGCTTTCCATTCAGTCGAAAGACGGCAAAAAAGGCTTCAACGCAATTAATGAAGATGTATTTACTCAACAATATGATTTCTTAAAAAATCTATCCACTAAGTTAGGCTCTTCAACAGAAGTGTTCTCTCTCGTCGTTCAGAACTACAATAGTTTAATAGAAATAGAAGATTTGACAGAGGAAGAAGTTAATAGTCTTTTCAGCGTGATAGAAAACCTATGCACCAAAGTCAATCATTTTCGGATAGAAGAAGGAAATGTGATCAAAAAGGATTTAACAGATTGGGTAAATAAAATAGAAGCGACAAAAAATCAAGTAGCAAATCTTGGAGATAAGCGTATAGAAAGCCGGAGAGAAAAGCTTTTGCAGGGTATACAGGAAATAACGACTACCAATGAAATCGACTATAATAGGCTAGGTCAAGAAGTGATTTACTATATAGAGAAATTGGATATCAGCGAAGAACTCAGCCGACTGCAGCAGCATATACAGCTATTTATCCAGACAGTAAATAGCAAAGAACACGCTGGAAAAAAACTAGGATTTGTAGCTCAAGAAATGGGAAGAGAAATTAATACTATAGGCTCTAAAGCAAATGACAGCGAGATTCAGCATTTAGTAGTCGATATGAAAGATTTACTGGAACGCATAAAAGAACAATTGAATAATGTGGTCTGA